Within Cercospora beticola chromosome 6, complete sequence, the genomic segment GTGTCTTTGAGTGTTTGCTATGCAATTCGAAAAGTCTTGGTTCTGATTGTCTTCTAGTTCTCGAGAGAAGTGGAGAGTATTCTGAAGAAGCAAAAGTAATTGCTTGCTGGGCGAGAGAGAGGTAGTGGTGCATTTTCGGCGGCGTGAAGACAGAGCTCCACGTGGGAAAGTTGGACAAGGACTTTGTTGTTCTGTAACGTCAGGCGGTGAATTGCTAGAGCACGGAGGCTGAGGCGTAGCGTGTAGGACTGCGCGAGCGTTGATCATGAGGGCAAGGTCTGTCAGCAGTCAGTCAACTGTTCTCTTTCAATTATGTACTGTTAGACATCGTATTGTGCGACATCGTGAACCCCTGTTCTCGTTCTATCGTGCTATCTGAGCGGAGTAGCGACGATCATGCAACCGTATGTACAAGCATAGGGGTATCTCAAATCACAATGCAACGCCGAGAATATGCAGTCCATGCGCCAGACAATCAATCAATCTCCATCCTAACCTGATCATTCGCCTTGTTTGTGAAGAGGCTCCAACGCCGTCTGCTCCTGTTCTCGTTCCGAATGCCCATTGAATGTAAAGAAACCTTGTCAAACTCCTGTGGATCTTGCTCAAACGACGACATAGACATTCTCGCATGGTATCCCGCACTCGCTGTCGCCGCGCCTTTGTTACCGCTCCAGCCCTTCGCAGTCATGTTCCCGCTGTCTCGCTTCCGTGACGTCAATTTCATGTTCGTGGTTTTTGGTATCAGAACGCCCAGTTTTGAATGTCTCTCCTTGTCCGTGTCTGGTGACTTGGGACTTTGTTTCAGTGTTTCTCCTCTCCAGCCCAGGACAATTGGTAAATAGCATTCCACTTTTCCGAGCAcgtcttctttcttcgctTCGTCTCGATGTGCAGTGCACAGTGCTTTCCAAAATAATCGTTCGAGTTCTAGCTTGGTAGAGTCGGTGTCGTTGAGTGGGTCTTCAATCTCGAAGCAGAAATCGCCAAAGGCTGCGCAGATAGCCGCGCCTTCTTGAGTGGTGAGTGGTGCGTGGcatctttctgcttctctgaAAATACACGTCGTGTTGTGCCAAACATCGAGGATATGAAGGCGGGCGAAGAGGGAAATTCTCGCTGGGGTCGCTAGGTGATCGAAATTGTGGTAGCCGAAAAGGTTGGAAACTGCTTGCTCTGCCATTGTGATGGCTGGCGGGACTGGTGCTGGGGGAGGTGCGGCGGCTTTGAGGGGGATGCGTTTGCTGAGAATGTTTGCCGCCGGAGCGACTACTCTCCGTCAAAGGCCAGCTCGAAAAACGAGTCCGGCTGGAGGTCTGTTGCCTCCACAACTTTCTCTTCGACGGAGAGTAGCCTCTCCACGGCTCTGCGGTGCTCGTTCAGCTCCGCATTCTCCGTCCTGCGACAAATTCAGCGTCTGGATATACGATGGCATGTGTTCAGATTGCTGCGCAGAGACGTACCAGTCTACGCCGCGGTCGTGCTGGGCGAAAGCTGCCTCCACGACAGCGGCAAGGTCGTCGGCCCTAACATGTGTTAGCCTCTCTACGTCTCTGTATGCCAAATACCTGGCAAAGTCCGCGATTTTTTCTGTTGAGCGCCCTCGAGCTAGTGTTTAGAAGGGAGCAAGAGATgaatatacttcttcttggcattcttgcctttcttctcctccttcgccttcttcttcttccaggcCAGATTGGGGTTCTCACCCCGCTTCACGCGCACAGTGCGCGCTTTTCGTGCTGTTATACCTCTTTGTCAGTAACTATTTCGCTCTGTGCATTGACACGAGGATGGCGTCAACCGAGAGCCACGCGCGATGCCGCAAGCAGCGCCCGCCAGGCAGAGAGCAGCCGAAAGCGCGATTGGTGCCTCTCGGCTGTATAGAGGCACTCAATGGCTTTTCTCTGGCCCTTTGGAACGCACTGCGCTCCTCGAGGCACCGATTGTATGCTCGGCACCGTGCTGGCGACCTTGGAAGGAAAGTGACGAGTCGGTCGCTCTGCATGACGGGGAGAGTCCTTGAGCTCAATGCCGGAGCCCCCAGGAGCACTCCACGGTTCGGCGAAAGAGAATGGGGGTGAGATATTTGAGGTAACTTACGCGGCGGCGACGcgacgatcttcttcttctccttcctcctgCTTGCTTGTGCGTTCgtcatggtggtggtgcgcgGTGGTGGCGtgggatgaggatgaaggagtggagagaaggcagagagggaggaagaagaccgaAGAGAATCTTTTACATCACCAAAAGCGCACCTACTATCTGGAGCGCGACTGTGCAGCGCGCGTTTGCGCGTCGCCTGCAGCACCGTTGTCGCGAGCTCCGCCTCAAGATTCACTTCACTTAACTTCATCCTGGCGGCCCCTGCACGGCGCCGCTCAGCATTGATAAACGACGGAAGTGCAGGTGCACCATCCACTAGCTCGGCGTCTTGGTCTAGCGGAAATTTGTAAGCGCCACAGGCTGGTAGCACATCTTTCCGTGAGGGTGCGTGATGGTTCCGGACAGGTTCTTGGGGATTCGCGCAGGACTTTCGAGTTCGAGACATCCAGTACGTGGCACGCCGAAAGTCTGGAGTTGCGATTAGGCATCTGGAAAGATTAACCCGTTGACCATCCGCTATACGAGCGTTCAAAAATATTTTTTTGGTGTGTTCGTGCAACTTCACAGTGGTGGTGGGTCGTGATCCGTTCTGACACCGTCGTGGTTCGAAATTTTTGCGCCCTTAGGCttttcttctgcagctgcatcagCTGCTCGATACCACAGGTTCTCAGCAATGATCGGTCATAAATCCGCAAGTAGaacctccttcttcacaaGTTCACTCAGAACCGAGGACGTAATGAAATTTGCATGTGTTCGAGCCGGTTTTGGGTCCCGCCGAAGTGGACCAAGGCTTCTTGAAGTATGCATTCAGGTAGAAGTAAAGCACAGGCCGCCATGATGTGTATGTTGTGGGAGTAGGATGAGGAAAGATGAACGTGACGTGAaggatgaagtgaagtggcAGATCTTCTCCCGCAAACCGCGCTTTCGTCGCCCTTTCATGCACGATGCAAGGACATGAGCTAGCGTGCGAATGCTCTCAGCCAGTCAGCTTGCCAAGATCCTGCCCCGCTGACGTTCACATGCCGCCTTGTCCCATCCCCAGCAACGTGTCTGCGAGACGCAATAACAAGCCACTACCACAACCAAAGTCCAAGCAACATGGCCGACGAAGATGTAGCAACGAGAGCTCCCGAAAGCGATGCTCAGGAGGCCAGTGCAGTGCCCGGCGACAGCAAGCCCGACCAAGGCGCCGCAAGCATGGGAGTACGATCATTTCCCAAACGAAGCTGCCAGGACACGAGCTGAAGGGAGACTTTTGCAGGAGCATTGCACCACCGACCGACCTACTCGTACATCTCCCGGTGCCGGCGAAGAAAAGATCAAGAGCTGATAGAGTATAGCATCGGGCGAGCAACCCACAGGCGTACGGCAAGGTATAAGCGACACGTGCAGCAACAAGAGCTGAGACCATTTGCAGGAGATCGCCAAATTCAACGATGTCGAGACATATATCGCAAAACCAGCCGACTACCCACACTCCCCTTCgaagctgctcctgctcctgacTGGCGGCACTGGGATCCATTCCACCAACAACCAGATCCAGGCAGACAAGTTCGCAGCAGAAGGCTTCCTGGTCGCCATGCCAGATCAGTCAGTCACTGCCCATCATGAGTTAAGAAATCATCACTCACTGACAATACTACTCACACAGATTCGCCGGCGATCCTGCTTCTTCCGTCTCGCACACGACCACTACGCCCTCCGAACCCGAACCGAGCTTGATCGAACAAGTGAAGCTCGGTTTCGCCTCTGTGGCCAAATCCTTCACAATCGATATGTGGCTCGCTCGTCACACTCCCGAGAAAGTACTTCCGATTCTGCAGAAAGCCATCGATGGCATCAAGGAAGAGTTCGCAGACGCCGTGGCTCATGGAGGAGGAATCTACGCTGTGGGATACTGCTTCGGTGCAAAGTACGTCCTGCTACTGGGATCAGAACTGTATGCGGACGTTGCGGCCGGGCAGCGACAACCAGacaccgaagccgaagagggCATGGCGAAGAAAGGACCTGCAATCAAAGTCGGAGCTATTGCGCACGGCACGCAGATCACGGCAAAAGACTTGGAGAATTGCAAAGTGCCTCTCTCGATCGTGGCTGTGGAGGATGATACTCTGTTTCCTGATGATGTGAGAGATGCCGgagtgaagaagctgcaggagaAGAGTGTGGAGCATGAGGTGAAGGTCTTCCCAGGTGTGCCACACGGGTTTGCAGTTCTAGGAGATTACGAGGACGCAAATatcaaggagaagcagaaagatgCTTTCCAGCAACTGTTGAAGTGGTTGAAGGAGCATTGAGCGGTCAACGGACTGTCAGGCATGATGGGATGAGGATTATGAACTGCGATTAGCGTTAGACTTGTGAATGAACGAGCTTCCTACCTTGACAACTGCATGCTACCAACGTAATCATCCATTGTGCGTCTGCTAATATGGCGTACTGTAGCTTGACGTGTCAGCGGTCCATCGCAGGAGAGGGATACGCCAAGCGTCCTGCCGGGTTCATGCTCACCACGCATCGACTTCGAAACACGTCCACACAGCTGTGCAGTATAAGGAGGGTATGCATATATCTAAACTCAGGATAGCGATAGAGAGAAGACGGGCTGCTTGCGTAGTACTGGGAAAGTAGGCCGGCAAGTGCGTGGCAGTTCGGCAAGTCACCAAGCAAGGTTGCCGGACCCACCTGAAAATTTGCATGAGCAGTCATATTGTGACAGAATTTCAACTCTTCCATCATCGGAGCTGTGGCGCAGCGGTAGCGCGTCTGATTCCAGTCATTGGAACTTCCAGAAGGTCATCCGTTCAAATCGTGAGTTGAATCGATCTCTTCATTGTTCGAGCAGTCACTAACAATTCATCAGGGGTCAGCTTCATCGCTGGTGATCATCTCATCTTTTTGCTCTTGTAGCTTGCCTTTTGCTGTTGCTATTGAGTCGCACACATCTTTTGATGCAGACAGTGCTCGTATGATGGTTTCCACTCGGTCGCTTTTTGTCGTGAACAACTGTTTTGGATCTGTGCTGTATGCAATGTCCGCAGCAAAAGTCACGTCCAGACACAGAGAGCCTCGCTCTTTCCGCGTACGGCGGCGCTCACGAATACTTTGCCGTGCTTCGCTCAGCACGACAATAATTTTTGGGGTGATTTGGGCTCAGAACACCCCACTGTATACGGGTTTTGATGTAGGTGCTCGCTCATTGAGTTATTCTTCCTTGTCGTAGTCAGATATCATCCCGCAACGAGTTGGTATAAAGCCAGTTCAGTAATAGCGCGTTGTCAGAGAACAGCGTCAGCGTCAAGGCAAAAGAGATTAGTTCAAGTGATCAAGTCATCGTTTTACAGGTATACATAGCTACCTCACTCAAAGGTGAAGTCAACAAAGGAATGTTTGCTGCCGTTccaacgcagcagcagcagcagcggagcTGGCACGGAGGTGAGGCCTCAGGCATTACACTTTCCTGAAGTGCATCCCGACTTTTGACCTTCATCGACTTGCACACGATCACGCAGCACACCCGTGCTGCCATAATCGCCAATGCCTCCACGAATACAGCCTCATCGGCTGACGACTCAATCAACATGTCAGTGCTTCCGCACGCGGCCATCCGGCCTCACTGAAGGCACCTCTGTCGCCGTTCCATCGCAGCAGAAGCGCGACTTCCATCCCAAATCCAAGGCCACGAAACTGCGCCGTAATATGTGGGAATGGCTCAATGGACCTGGAAAAGCTTTTCGCGATCCTCTACCGGGCAGCACAAATTATATGAGCGCGTACGACAAGTACGGCAACTTGCTCCGTTCCAGAAGAGGACGGGATAATGCTCAGCGCGGAGGGCCTTCACCACCAGCACTGGAGGCAGAGATCGACGTTCCTCccgtcgaagaagaggaagagatccAGCGCAAGGAAAGGCAAAAAGGAATGGACGAAGATGAAATCACCGCCAACAAGGCGAAAAGAGATGCACAACGAGCCGCGAAAGCTGAAATCGAATCAAGGAGTGGGCTACCCAAGGAAAGACCCAGCGACATGAGGCCCTTCCCTCTCAATCAGAATTTCCGATCGCAGAGTGTGCTGTCTGAAGAGCTGCGAGAAGAGATCTACCGGCAAGTCGTGGCCGCTGGCGTTGATATTTCCACTGTCAGTGCTGCGTTTGGCATTGACTTGAGGAGAGTCGGCGCCGTGGTGCGTCTGAAGAGCATCGAAAAGCGATGGCAAGCTGAGGTGAGTCCACGACCATTTATTTCCTTCACTGCACTTGACACTTCTATGATGATTGCAAAAAATTCGATTAGTCTTGAAGACACCTACATGGTTAACAACATTTCGCTCCTATCTGATTATTGCAACGGGGACACTATCTACTTCGACATTGTCAGATGAGTCTGTTGCTAATGATCTGCTCAGAACAAACCACTGGCCAAGGCGTACAATGACGCCGTCTTAGCCATGCTGCCACAAACGCCATACAAGCCCAACGACCCCAGACAGCAGATCTACGAGCACGAGACAGTCAATGACCTTCCTGTGCATCCGGCCACACGGCAACAACTCTTTGTACCAGTTTCGGAATCACGTCAATTCACGCGCGAAGATGCTGCCAAAGCTTTCCACGACAAGCTTCTGCCCGCAGATAAGCGTATTCCTCATCCGGAGCTCGTCACCCTCGAGAAGGAGCACCTGGCTGGCGTGAGCAGGTCTGAACGTTGGGCCAACCAGCAACAACGTGACGAGGCAGCGAGAGTTGCAAAGGAGAAggcggaggcgaagaaggcagcatGGGAAGAGCGGACACAGAGGATTGTGTCGACCCGGAGATGGGATTTCAAATTTCAAGACATTAGCGCGGAGAAGGTTGGAAAGAATGGCAGGTCGAGAGAGGGTGTCGGTGCCCGCTATGGTATGCCGCACGAGGACCGCAAGAGAGGCATGGTTAAGATTCCCACGAGTGTTGAGTAAAGCTGTACATTTCCATCTGAGGTCTGGTCAGAGGCAGACATACTTCCACTGTTCGACCTCAATATGTACATTAGACATACCACGACAGTTTCACGGAGAATTGCAAGATCCCCCTGCATGTCTCCACACTGAAACTCTCCTGCTACGTAACTTTACTTCTTCCCGATGACAGCTTGTTGGAGCATGTGATGCTGAAATTCGGCCGAAATTCCCCAACCCCACCTCACCCATCTTGCTCCATCTTTCGCTCTTTCTCACACCGACACCACCAACACATCTCCCTCGCAtggaacgacgacgataagAGCGCACCGCCCACCATGTcgtccttcctcttctggctctcctcctccgccaccgtCCTCACCCTCCTCATCCACGCCCTCAACTTCCTCGGCCGGCAATTCAACATGCCCATTCTCGAATTCTACGGCCGCAGTATTGCGTCTTTTGTCGCGTTGTTTATTTGCGCGACATATGGAACGATTGCTTCTGCGTTGCTTTCGCTTGTTGGTTATGGAGGGCTAGGGCAGTGGACAACAGCGCGGGCGTTCAAGTGGacgatgttgttgttcaCTGGCGTGTGGTTTGATGTGCAGGACGAGAAGGATGTGCTGGGAACTACGCGACCTGCGGTCTTTGTGGGGAATCATCAGACGGAGTTGGATGTTTTGGTTTTGGGGCATATCTTTCCGCGATACTGCTCTGTTACGGCTAAGGCGAGTTTGAAGTGGTGGCCGTTTTTGGGATGGTTTAGTAGGTTACCCTCTCTTGCGAACATCTGTCTGCATTGTCTGGAGAAAGGCAACTGGGACACTCAGTTGAGCTGTTGGGCTAACATTCGTAACCGCATAGTGGCCCTCTCGAAAACCGTCTTTATCGAACGCAAATCCCGAGCGCAAGCCTTTGCCGCTTTCGACGACGCAGCGAAACAAATGCAATCCGCGAAACAGAGCGTGTACATCTTCCCTGAAGGCACGAGATCCTACTACGAGCACCCCGATCTTCTTCAATTCAAGAAGGGAGCTTTCCACCTTGCGATCCAGGCGCAAGTGCCGATTGTGCCTGTTGTGGTCGCGAATTACAGCAATGTGTTGAACgtcaagaggaagagatttAGGTCTGGTGTCATTCCTGTGAAGGTCCTAGACGCAATTAGCACAAAGGGCAAGACGAAGGAGGATGTGGATGCGATCTTAGAGGAGACAAGAGAGAAGATGTTGAAAGAATTGAAGGCTTTGCACGAACAGGTGCAGAAGCAGGGTGTTGCGGTAAACAagcaagaagctggacaGGGCCATTCCACGGCCACACAGAATGGAAAGGCGACAGAGAGGAAGGTCATGAATGCTGCTGCGTAGATGAAGATTTTGCAGCACGCCTGGAATCCAACTCTCTCAGCTTTTGCACTCCCCATGTCCGAGGACGTCAATTACAACTTCCCAAGGGTTCCTTTCTAAGAGGATGCGAGAGAAGACACGATCGTACGAACCGTGCTCTGGCTTTACACGATACCACTTGAGCAGAGATTTGGGCGATCACTTCGACGATGGACTTTCCGAAACGCTGCTCTCCGGCGACGTCTCGAGCTTCCAACATTGCTTCCCCGAGGAATGTACAGAATTGAGAGCAGATTGTGCGTATCTCGCTTGGACTGTGGCGGCTGGCAGCACAATCTGGCTCTATCGTGAGTCCAGTGGGAAGGACTGATATGAACGAAGGCTTCGCCCGTGACCGAAAACGCTACTTTGGTTCGGTTGGTGCTGCGGTATCAAGCAAGGGAACACAGCCAGCTAAGGCATTGGCATGATCTGGAGAGTACGAGGAGAACTACGACTTCATGTAGCTACGAACAGATCTCAACAGAATATGGTAAGATCGACCATCATGAACGACCCCTCAGAGCTCTGACTAGCTTCCTCATGACGTCAATCGGCAGCTCAAGGTATTGCAATCATAGATGTACTTTCTTCCTGCGAGCTATCTTCGATCGTGTGCATTGACTACACGACCCGTAGCTATGGTCAACCACGCAGCCGGGATTTAGCCAAGGCCTTCGTATACTTTGTCAGAATCACCACTCACGCTTGCAGTACCTCTCCGAACAACGGCTTTAACGTGAGAGGACTCCTCGCCCAAAGTTGACAAAAAGCTCAAGAGCGTTCAAACATGGCGTCCTCACGGCCGACATCCTACCAGACAGCAAATCGTCGCAGCTCACAAATCGGACCCGGCTCCAATCGCAACTCCGCTGCTCTCAGCTCACCAGACAAGCATAGCTCCGTCTCCAGTGGTCCACGAACGAGCACCAGTATTGCTGATACGAAGAGCAATCGTCTTGTGCTTATTACAGGTGCAACGGGAGGTCAGTCATGCTTCCCACTCTTACTCATTGCCAACGATATTGATTTGTTCGAGGCATCGGAAAAGCCACAGCTGTCGCCTTCGCCCGCACAGGAAAGTACAACCTTGCTCTGCACTTCAATTCTGCTTCGGGCGAAGCGCAGGAAAGCTTGATACAGGCGATTAGTGAAGTCGTACCAGAGGTAATAGACGTTGCACTTTTTCAGGCGGATCTGGGAAGTTTTGATGAGGTGAGAAAGTTGCATAAGGAGGTTGTGGATGGGTTGGGGACGGGTATTGATGTGAGTGTCTCTTCTTTGATTTCTCTTGAAATCGCGAGAGCGAGAGGGGGGCCTCCAAGCTGACGAGTTAATCACAAGGTCCTCTTCAACAATGCCGGCACAACAAGTAATCTCAGCAACGTCTCCAATCTATCTGATGTCTCGATTGAGACATTTGAAAGCACGTGGCGCATAAATGCTGCATCACCGTTCCTTCTGGCTCAGCTTTGTCTGCCACATATGGAAAAGCAAGGTTGGGGAAGAATCATCTTCAACTCCAGCGTTGCGGCTTTGAACGGTGGAGTAGTGGGGCCGCATTATGCAAGTAGCAAGAGTGCTTTGCATGGATTCGTGCATTGGCTTGGAGGGAATGTGGCGAAGAAAGGCATCACGGTGAACGCGATTGCACCAGCGCTGATTGAGGATACGACGATGCTGCCGGCCGGGGCGGACGGAACGGAGTCCTTGAAGGAGAGTAAGTACTTGTTTTTCTGGAGTTCACAAGCAGAGGAGATCTGGAGACTGAGACTGTCCATGCTGACTTTATTTCTCATCAATAGAGATACCTATTGGGCGACTGGGAAGACCAGAGGAGATTGCTGAGACGGTCATGTGGATGGTCAATACAGGCTATGTGACCAGGAAGATCGTACCTGTTGACGGAGGTTTTCATCCGTATTGATCAATCCAGGTGCGCCTCTGAGCGAGACAAACTTGTGTGTGCCACCGGACGATAAAAATTTAGTTCAGCCCCTTAGCCATCCGGACAATGGTGTGTTGAACCAAAGTCCACCACAGTGAGGGCAATGCTTCCGCACTGTCTCGTCCCTCATAGTTTGCATGATAGTCCACTTCCGACAGTTCACAGACGGGCACACGTACAACGTGAACCCAGCGGGCATCGTGCGCATGCCCATCCGGGAATCGAGAACCTCCGCGACAAAGGGTGCAAATTCGAAGACCGCTTGACAGTTGGCAAAGGCCTTTCCGTCCTTGAACGCACGGTAGTTTTTGCTGACGATCTCCACCAGTCGCTCTCGCATCTCCTTAGTCTTCTCTGGTGGAATTTCGTAGATCGCTTCGACCGCGTCCACGAAGTCTGCGCGTTGCCAGTTGGTGCCTATCAGCGCTTTGGACTTGGCCATTGCGAGCGACATGAGAGGCCTGACCTCATACTTCTCGGCGATCGTGTGAACGGCAACTGCGAACGCGAGTGGGCCCGGATTGTTTTCAACTCCGTCCGGCGAGCTGAAAGTTGGTTGCCACAGGTAATCGCCCGAGTAGAAGTACTGAAGCAACGCCTGAACCGCGAAGGCGTCGTCTTCAACGAGATTTACCACACCTGTGGTGGCCTCCTGTTCTCCTCAGTCAGCACATTGAAGGCAAGTCAAAGAACAATTAACGAACGGCGAAGCCCCCTTCCACGGCTCTCTCAAAGAACGTGCTCTGCGAGCATACGACGATGCGGTGAACTTTCCAGATCTGACGGCCGCAGTGAACCTCCAGGTCGGTCCAGCGGGGGTCGCCGAACAGCCTGCACGCAAGTCAGTCGCGGAGAGTCGAAGAAAACCTGCAAGGTTCTTACCTCGAGATGGCAGCTCGGTGCTCCTGTTGCGGTGCGGCAATCTCGTTGGAGCTCATTGTTGGCTGCAATGCGCGAAGAATTCTGAGCATTGTGTTGCAGAGAGAATAATGGCGAACGTATCAGAAAATGGAACGCGTGCGTCAACAGCGGGAAGTGAAGGAGTAGCAAACAGTGCACGGACCTAAGCTGCAGCCGCGTGGTGGGCCTTCAAGTATTCAGACACGTTGTGGCGTAGCAAAGCCCGTGTGAGGCAGACGCGAAAAGCACCACGTCTCTTAATCTACTGGCACGGATTTTCGGAATGATAGCATCAGCCCGGCACTCTTGTAGAGACTGGCGTGAGTGGAGCCACGATTAAAACCTGCTAGCATCGACGTTTCTCACTTCCCTTCTGTTTGAATTTGAAAGATTATTGTTTGATACCAGGACTACGATTATACTGCAGAACAGGCACGACAACTCGGCAGCGGCTTCGCCGAGGAGGTAATAACTCAACTCATCACATCATTCGCAGTGCTGAGTCTTGTAGAGTCGTCTCAAGCCTTGGTCCATGGCCTGCCCGGCGAGTCGAGTGACGCTGCATACTTTTCGAGAGTTTTGCCTGAGCTTCTGAGGTGACAGGCCGGACAAAAGTAGTTGTCTTTACTACCAGAGCTCAAAGTCTTGGGCAGGGGAGCTGTTCTCGAGCAATTCGTGCATAAAGAGAATCTTCGCATGCTGGCTTCGGCCATCCCGAAACACAGCTCCGCAGCGAGTGCTGGCGTCTGTCGGATGAACTGAGCGAGTTCAGATTAGGAACCACGCTGCAGCAACTGCTTGTTCTCATCGAGGACCTCGCAGACGACAGATCTCAACGTCTCGGGCTTCTCTTCAGACGACCATAGATTTCTTGCAACTCGCACAAAGTCGGCAGAATCAGGCTTCATACTGCTCTTGAGCTTTCTTGTCGCTAACTCTGCGAGTTTAGTGACGCCATATTTGTCGGCTGCGATGTACACCGCAACGTGTAGGTCCGACGCGCTTGAATTGGCGCTCTTGCTCAGGTCCGCATCGTAGTCGCCTTTGTAGAAGAATTTGACCATCGCGTTGATAGCATCTGGGAAGTCTTCTTGTAGCACAATGACCTTTTTGCGCGCCTCCTGTGCTGAGTTAGTGACTGGTCGATAGGTTGTATAGAAGTAAACAAAGTGACGTACCTTGAATTGTCCACTGCAAGCTTTCATGAAGTACTCGTTCTGCGTGCAGATGATCGCTTGGTGGACCGCCCATTTTCTTCCCTCGCATTCGATGGTCATGTCGGAGAACTTCGAGTCGCCGAAGAGCCTGGATATAGTCAGCTTCTGTTCTTCAGTCGCGGGCGTCGCGTTGTTTCTGACCCAGACAACACGCCAGCAAGGGCAGCTTGGGTTGTGTTGGTGTCCGCCATAGCGACGTGGTGTGTTTGGAGTGGAAAGTGCGAGGTCAAGAGCGCGAACGAGAAAGAATGTTGCTCTACCTCTTCACTCGACCCGCTAGCGCCGCACTAATGTGGCAGGGATGAACATGTGCAGTGCTCCTTCCAATCAGCCCATAAGCCATCAacaccttcacttcacttcactcagCGAGCGGAAAGCCATCGTACGCCCTGCTGATATCCAACACGCTTAAAGACCGCCGGCCTCCCGACCAAGTTTGTAGTTGTACTCCCACGTCGAAATGCGATGCCGATGCGTGGCGCAGCTTGGACAACAGATGTAGCGCACTGACTTTTGTTCTTCAGGCAAGCAAACCTCCACTGTAAACGCGACTCCGCAAGCCGGACAACGATATGTTGAATGAGACTTGCTCAGCTGCAGCTCCTTTGCCAACCCGAGCTGAAAGGCCTCGGAGACCAGCGCAACAGCGAAAGCCGGGACACCCTTCGCAACCATTTGGAAGTTCTCGCGAGCGAGCAGGGGTTTG encodes:
- a CDS encoding mitochondrial 37S ribosomal protein mS45; protein product: MPPRIQPHRLTTQSTCQCFRTRPSGLTEGTSVAVPSQQKRDFHPKSKATKLRRNMWEWLNGPGKAFRDPLPGSTNYMSAYDKYGNLLRSRRGRDNAQRGGPSPPALEAEIDVPPVEEEEEIQRKERQKGMDEDEITANKAKRDAQRAAKAEIESRSGLPKERPSDMRPFPLNQNFRSQSVLSEELREEIYRQVVAAGVDISTVSAAFGIDLRRVGAVVRLKSIEKRWQAENKPLAKAYNDAVLAMLPQTPYKPNDPRQQIYEHETVNDLPVHPATRQQLFVPVSESRQFTREDAAKAFHDKLLPADKRIPHPELVTLEKEHLAGVSRSERWANQQQRDEAARVAKEKAEAKKAAWEERTQRIVSTRRWDFKFQDISAEKVGKNGRSREGVGARYGMPHEDRKRGMVKIPTSVE